The Cygnus atratus isolate AKBS03 ecotype Queensland, Australia chromosome 2, CAtr_DNAZoo_HiC_assembly, whole genome shotgun sequence genome window below encodes:
- the TBC1D7 gene encoding TBC1 domain family member 7 isoform X1 codes for MADDSQRNFRSVYYEKVGFRGVEEKKSLEILLKDDRLDIEKLCTFSQRFPLPSMYRILVWKVLLGIIPPHHKSHASVMNYRKEQYRDVHHALRVIRFINDSTPQEDVFLRIHQLESGKLPRNLAFPLEPEDEVFLAIAKAMEEMVEDPIECYWLVSSFVNQLNSKHKDALQQLPKILEQYLNIEDNRLLMHLKACAAMSKLPYDLWFKKCFAGCLPESSLQRVWDKIISGSCKILVFVALEILLTFKMKIIALTAAEKITQFLENIPQDNTDAIVSKAVDLWRTQCGTPAHSV; via the exons ATGGCTGACGACTCTCAGAGAAACTTTCGCTCGGTGTATTATGAAAAAGTGGGATTTCGTGGAGTTGAAGAGAAGAAGTCACTGGAAATTTTGTTAAAAGATGACCGGTTGG ATATTGAGAAGCTTTGCACGTTTAGTCAAAGGTTCCCTCTCCCATCCATGTATCGTATACTGGTGTGGAAGGTTCTTTTAG GAATTATTCCTCCTCACCATAAATCTCATGCCTCGGTGATGAACTACCGGAAGGAGCAGTACAGGGATGTACACCATGCTCTTCGTGTAATTCGTTTTATCAATGATTCTACCCCACAGGAAGATGTTTTCCTCCGCATACATCAACTGGAATCAGGAAAATTGCCTCGAAACTTGGCGTTTCCTTTG gagcCAGAAGATGAAGTGTTTCTTGCTATTGCTAAAGCAATGGAGGAAATGGTGGAGGATCCTATAGAATGCTATTGGCTTGTCAGTAGCTTTGTTAATCAGCTGAACAGCAAGCACAAAGATGCATTGCAACAACTG CCAAAAATTCTGGAGCAGTATTTGAACATTGAAGATAACAGACTCCTGATGCATCTAAAAGCATGTGCTGCAATGAGCAAACTCCCTTATGATCTTTGGttcaaaaagtgttttgcagGCTGTTTACCTGAGTCCAGTTTACAGAG AGTTTGGGACAAAATTATTAGTGGGTCCTGCaaaattcttgtttttgttgctttggaGATATTATtaacctttaaaatgaaaataatagcaCTGACTGCAGCAGAAAAGATCACCcaatttttggaaaat ATTCCTCAAGATAACACTGATGCTATTGTCAGCAAAGCAGTGGATCTGTGGCGCACACAGTGTGGGACTCCAGCACACTCAGTCTGA
- the TBC1D7 gene encoding TBC1 domain family member 7 isoform X2 — protein MTGWASQFHSFLYSFGDLASDIEKLCTFSQRFPLPSMYRILVWKVLLGIIPPHHKSHASVMNYRKEQYRDVHHALRVIRFINDSTPQEDVFLRIHQLESGKLPRNLAFPLEPEDEVFLAIAKAMEEMVEDPIECYWLVSSFVNQLNSKHKDALQQLPKILEQYLNIEDNRLLMHLKACAAMSKLPYDLWFKKCFAGCLPESSLQRVWDKIISGSCKILVFVALEILLTFKMKIIALTAAEKITQFLENIPQDNTDAIVSKAVDLWRTQCGTPAHSV, from the exons ATGACCGGTTGGGCAAGTCAATTTCACTCTTTCCTCTATTCGTTTGGTGATTTAGCATCAG ATATTGAGAAGCTTTGCACGTTTAGTCAAAGGTTCCCTCTCCCATCCATGTATCGTATACTGGTGTGGAAGGTTCTTTTAG GAATTATTCCTCCTCACCATAAATCTCATGCCTCGGTGATGAACTACCGGAAGGAGCAGTACAGGGATGTACACCATGCTCTTCGTGTAATTCGTTTTATCAATGATTCTACCCCACAGGAAGATGTTTTCCTCCGCATACATCAACTGGAATCAGGAAAATTGCCTCGAAACTTGGCGTTTCCTTTG gagcCAGAAGATGAAGTGTTTCTTGCTATTGCTAAAGCAATGGAGGAAATGGTGGAGGATCCTATAGAATGCTATTGGCTTGTCAGTAGCTTTGTTAATCAGCTGAACAGCAAGCACAAAGATGCATTGCAACAACTG CCAAAAATTCTGGAGCAGTATTTGAACATTGAAGATAACAGACTCCTGATGCATCTAAAAGCATGTGCTGCAATGAGCAAACTCCCTTATGATCTTTGGttcaaaaagtgttttgcagGCTGTTTACCTGAGTCCAGTTTACAGAG AGTTTGGGACAAAATTATTAGTGGGTCCTGCaaaattcttgtttttgttgctttggaGATATTATtaacctttaaaatgaaaataatagcaCTGACTGCAGCAGAAAAGATCACCcaatttttggaaaat ATTCCTCAAGATAACACTGATGCTATTGTCAGCAAAGCAGTGGATCTGTGGCGCACACAGTGTGGGACTCCAGCACACTCAGTCTGA
- the TBC1D7 gene encoding TBC1 domain family member 7 isoform X3, which yields MTDIEKLCTFSQRFPLPSMYRILVWKVLLGIIPPHHKSHASVMNYRKEQYRDVHHALRVIRFINDSTPQEDVFLRIHQLESGKLPRNLAFPLEPEDEVFLAIAKAMEEMVEDPIECYWLVSSFVNQLNSKHKDALQQLPKILEQYLNIEDNRLLMHLKACAAMSKLPYDLWFKKCFAGCLPESSLQRVWDKIISGSCKILVFVALEILLTFKMKIIALTAAEKITQFLENIPQDNTDAIVSKAVDLWRTQCGTPAHSV from the exons ATGACCG ATATTGAGAAGCTTTGCACGTTTAGTCAAAGGTTCCCTCTCCCATCCATGTATCGTATACTGGTGTGGAAGGTTCTTTTAG GAATTATTCCTCCTCACCATAAATCTCATGCCTCGGTGATGAACTACCGGAAGGAGCAGTACAGGGATGTACACCATGCTCTTCGTGTAATTCGTTTTATCAATGATTCTACCCCACAGGAAGATGTTTTCCTCCGCATACATCAACTGGAATCAGGAAAATTGCCTCGAAACTTGGCGTTTCCTTTG gagcCAGAAGATGAAGTGTTTCTTGCTATTGCTAAAGCAATGGAGGAAATGGTGGAGGATCCTATAGAATGCTATTGGCTTGTCAGTAGCTTTGTTAATCAGCTGAACAGCAAGCACAAAGATGCATTGCAACAACTG CCAAAAATTCTGGAGCAGTATTTGAACATTGAAGATAACAGACTCCTGATGCATCTAAAAGCATGTGCTGCAATGAGCAAACTCCCTTATGATCTTTGGttcaaaaagtgttttgcagGCTGTTTACCTGAGTCCAGTTTACAGAG AGTTTGGGACAAAATTATTAGTGGGTCCTGCaaaattcttgtttttgttgctttggaGATATTATtaacctttaaaatgaaaataatagcaCTGACTGCAGCAGAAAAGATCACCcaatttttggaaaat ATTCCTCAAGATAACACTGATGCTATTGTCAGCAAAGCAGTGGATCTGTGGCGCACACAGTGTGGGACTCCAGCACACTCAGTCTGA